The DNA window GACGCCGACATGTGCTGGGGAATTCCAAGCCCCGGCGAGGTGACGTCGGGCGGGCGGGCACGCTTTCGCACCCTGCCCGAGTTTCACGACCAGATCCGGCAGATTGTAAAACAGGGCATCGTGGACATTCTGCTCGCGTCGGTTTCGACCATGAGCCGCCTCGCCTCGGTGGAAGATCTTTTTGCCCGTTCGGAGGTGACCCCGGCGGTCCGGGTCAACGACACCACAGATGTGTGGTGCCCGCGCGGCGGCAAATACCGCGAATTCCCGTCGCTGTCCTTTGCCACGTGCCACCTCGAGGAAGCGCAATTTGGCCGGCTGGTGCCGCTGCCAAAGCAAAAACCAATGGTCAATCTCGGGCTCTATTCCGTCACCTTCAACAACGAGCCGCATCTTGACCGGGAAGCCCTGCTGGCCTTCAAGGCCTTTCGCGACGCGGCTGGCCGGGCCGGGTTTGCCTATTTTCTCGAGGTGTTCGCGCCGAACACGCAGGCCGGACTCCGGCCCGAACAAATTCCCGCGTTCGTCGGTGATCAAATCTGCCGCATGCTGGCGGGCGTTCCCCTGGCCGGCCGGCCGCTCTTCTTGAAAGTTCCCTACTTTGGCCCGCGCGCATTGGAGGAACTGGTGGCCTATGATCCCACGATGATCGTCGGCATCATGGGGGGCAGCAGCGGCACCACTCTGGACGCCTTTCAATTGTTGGCGGATGCCCAAAAATATGGGGCCCGGGTGGCGCTGTTTGGCCGGAAGATCAAGGATGCCGAAGACCCGCTCGCGTTCATTGCGCTGATGCGGAAGATCGTGGACGGCCAAATAAAACCCGTTGAAGCCGTCAAGGCCTACCATGCGGTTCTCCAGCACCGGCGCCTGAAACCGCGCCGCGCGCTGGCGGACGACCTCAAACGCACGCCTTTGAAAAACGGCTACGGCCGAAACCGTTGAATTCATCCCATGCAAACGAAGCTGCATCAAAACGTGACGGCCTTTCTGGCCCGCCCGCTGCCCCATTACATCGGTGGCCGCGAAGTGGCCCCCGGGCCGACGGGCGAAGTCATCAATCCCTCCGATGGTTCGGTGCTGGCCCACGTGTCGTTGGGCGGGGCAAAGGAAATGGATCTCGCGGTGGCGGCGGCGGCGCAGGCGTTTCCGGCCTGGGCGGCGCTGCGGCCGAACGAGCGGGCCGTGGCCTTGCATCGCCTGGCCGACGCGCTGGAGCGGCATGCCACGGAATTGGCCCAACTGGAGTCGCTGGACGTCGGCAAGCCGATCACGGCGGCGACCGGTTTTGATGTCCCTTTTGGCATCCAGGCACTGCGCTATTTTGCGGACCTTGCGGTTCAAGCGCACTACCGCGTGCCGCTGGCCATTCCGAATATCGAAGCTTTCACCTGTCGCATGCCCTACGGCGTATGCGGCTTTATTTTTCCGTGGAACTTCCCCTTCACCCTGTTGTGCTGGGGCATCGCACCGGCACTGGCAGCCGGCAACACGGTGGTGGTCAAGCCTTCGGAAGTGACACCGTTGACCTCGTTGTTCGTCGCCCAACTCGCCGCTGAAGCGGGCCTGCCATCCGGGGTCATAAATGTCGTCACCGGCACCGGTGCGCAGGCGGGCGCCGCGTTGGCGGCGCATCCCCGCATCAAACGCATGTCCTTCACCGGCTCACCAGCCGTGGGCCGGCAGGTGGGGGCTGCTTGCGGGCAGAATCTGGTGCCCTGCAAGCTCGAACTGGGAGGCAAGGGGGCGGCGGTTGTCTTTGATGATGTGAATGTGGCGGATACGGCCCGCAAACTGGCGGGCGCCATCACGTTGAACACCGGTCAGGTTTGTTGCACGGCCACGCGCTGGATGATTCATGAGCGAATTTACGATGCCTTTGTGGACGCGGTCCGGGCCGCATTGCGGCAGACGCACATCGGTCCGGGACTGGATACGGACTCGCAGATGGGGCCGCTGGTCAGCGAAGTGCAACGCCGGCGGGTGCTGGGCTATCTGGACCGGGGACGGAGCGAAGGGGCGGCGGTCCTCCTGGAGGGCGGACCCTGTCATTTGCCCGACCATCGCGGGTTCTATGTCACGCCCGCCTTGCTGGCCGGCACCGAGGA is part of the Verrucomicrobiia bacterium genome and encodes:
- a CDS encoding aldehyde dehydrogenase family protein, which codes for MQTKLHQNVTAFLARPLPHYIGGREVAPGPTGEVINPSDGSVLAHVSLGGAKEMDLAVAAAAQAFPAWAALRPNERAVALHRLADALERHATELAQLESLDVGKPITAATGFDVPFGIQALRYFADLAVQAHYRVPLAIPNIEAFTCRMPYGVCGFIFPWNFPFTLLCWGIAPALAAGNTVVVKPSEVTPLTSLFVAQLAAEAGLPSGVINVVTGTGAQAGAALAAHPRIKRMSFTGSPAVGRQVGAACGQNLVPCKLELGGKGAAVVFDDVNVADTARKLAGAITLNTGQVCCTATRWMIHERIYDAFVDAVRAALRQTHIGPGLDTDSQMGPLVSEVQRRRVLGYLDRGRSEGAAVLLEGGPCHLPDHRGFYVTPALLAGTEDNVCCREEIFGPCAYLVKFTDEDKVVRQVNQLAYGLANSVWSADLDRANRVAERMVAGNSWINAHNVFAYGLPYGGVNLSGLGGGVNSPETFNDYLRSQTIARPLT